CGAGGAGCGAAACGATGTCGAGAATCGGTAAAAAGCCAGTCGTCCTTCCCGCCGGAGTGAAGGTGGAGACGGCGAACGGAGTGTTGACCGTCACCGGGAAGAAGGGGACGCTTTCCCGCCCGATCCCGGGGAAGGTTGCGGTGGAAGTGACGGAGGGAGCGGCGACCGTCGTTCTCCTCGACAAGGACGCCGGG
The nucleotide sequence above comes from Deltaproteobacteria bacterium. Encoded proteins:
- the rplF gene encoding 50S ribosomal protein L6, which translates into the protein MSRIGKKPVVLPAGVKVETANGVLTVTGKKGTLSRPIPGKVAVEVTEGAATVVLLDKDAG